A portion of the Stella humosa genome contains these proteins:
- a CDS encoding cupin domain-containing protein: MAPRPADPGRLVREVRRPPVDGVDHAEGPDLSGDRPAKPEEAEAIIAALGLRPHPEGGRFVETYRHAPAEGGRGAMTAIYFLLRAGERSHWHRVDADEMWHWYAGAPLRLGIVGADGRSDPVLGNDLAAGQRPQILVPAGAWQAAESLGAWTLVGCTVAPAFEFAGFELAPAGWEPG, from the coding sequence CTGGCGCCGCGGCCGGCCGACCCTGGCCGCCTGGTACGAGAAGTTCGCCGCCCGCCCGTCGATGGCGTCGACCATGCCGAAGGACCCGACCTGAGCGGGGACCGTCCGGCGAAGCCGGAGGAGGCCGAGGCGATCATCGCTGCCCTCGGCCTCCGCCCGCACCCGGAGGGCGGGCGCTTCGTCGAAACCTATCGCCACGCGCCGGCCGAGGGCGGGCGCGGGGCGATGACGGCGATCTATTTCCTGCTGCGGGCGGGCGAGCGCTCGCACTGGCACCGCGTCGATGCCGACGAGATGTGGCACTGGTATGCGGGGGCGCCGCTGCGCCTGGGCATCGTGGGCGCCGACGGTCGCAGCGACCCGGTGCTGGGCAATGACCTGGCGGCCGGGCAGCGGCCGCAGATCCTGGTGCCGGCCGGGGCCTGGCAGGCGGCCGAGAGTCTCGGCGCCTGGACGCTGGTCGGCTGCACGGTGGCACCGGCCTTCGAGTTCGCCGGCTTTGAACTGGCGCCCGCGGGCTGGGAACCGGGCTGA